TGGAGAAGAAGGAGTGGACGATGTTCTCACACCGGTTGATCTTCCACGGCCGACGCGTGTGTCATTCCCGTCGGCCCGACTGCGCCAGCTGTGTCCTGGCGCCCAAGTGCCCGTCATTCGAAGCAGGAGACCAGGCGGGAGTGCGGGAGTGACCGGCTCGGACGAGACTGCTCAGGCCCCGGACGGTTCTGATGCCGTGAGTTCGCGGCTGCGTACCGTTCTACTGGTCGTGGTGGTTGTCGTCGGACTGGCGGTTGCCGCTGTGCCGATGATCATCTCGTTGACCGGTGGAGAGGACCCGGCGACCTCGGCTGCGCCGACGTCGTCCGTCCCGTCCGGCTCTGCGGAACCGGTGCCGGACGGGACCACCTCACCTGACCCGGCCGGCACGTCCTACGACGTTCCGTCGGACCAGCGCATGTCCTGCCCGTCGCCGGAGGGCAGTACCCCGCTGGCACCGGACGCCGAGCTCGCCGACGTCGTCCTGCCGTGCCTGACCGACGGCGGCGGGGAATCCACCGTGTCGGTGGCCGAACTCGTCTCGGGTCGCCCGACCCTGGTCAATGTCTGGGCATGGTGGTGCGGCCCGTGCCGCCAGGAACTGCCGGTGCTCCAGGAGGCCGCCGAAAAGCATCCGGAGTGGAACATCATCGGGGTGCACGCCAATGAACGTGGGCAGGCCGGGGTGGACCTCCTGGCTGACCTGGATGTCCGGTTCGCCAGTTTCCAGGATTCGAACGGAGCCGTCGCCGCCGCGGCATCCCTGCCGGCCGTCGTTCCGCTGTCGGTGGTCTACAGTGCCGACGGTTCGCGTCTGGAGATGCATCCTGGCGAGCTGACCTCCGTGGAGCAGGTGGAAGAGCTGATGACACGTAGTATGGGGAACTCATGAACCGACCCATCGAGCGCCCAGACGAGTTTCCGGAACGGGACCACTCACTGGAGGACTGGCTGTATGCCGCCCAGGCGCAGCCGGAGCTCCCCGCTGACCTGCCGGGATGGGTCCGTGCTCTTGTCGGTGCAGCACGTACGGATGCCGGGGAGGACGCCGCGGCGGGGATCTTCAGCGAACCGGCGCGGACCGTTCCCGAAACAGGCCCGGACGGTACACCGCCGCGGTACTCGGCGGTGCTGGTGCTGCTCGGCGAGGACGGGGCAGGGGAGAAGACCGTCCTGTTGACCCACCGCAATCCCCGAATGCGCACCCACTCCGGGCAGATCGCCTTCCCCGGCGGTCGCCGCGAGCCCCAGGATGCCGGTCCGGTGGACACCGCCGTGCGTGAAGCGGTGGAGGAGACCGCACTCGACCCTGCCTCTGTCGTACCGGTGATGGTGATGGACCCGTTGTACATCGATCGGACGAACCACGCCGTCATCCCCGTCATCGCCTGGTGGCGGGCACCGGGGCCGGTGCACCCGGCGACGCAGGAATCGGACTGGGTGCGTGCCTACCCGGTGGCCCGCCTGGCGGAGCCCGCCCTCCGCACCAGGATCGGATTCCTCGGCTGGCACGGTCCTGCCTTCGACGTCGACGGGTATCTCCTGTGGGGATTCACCGGTGGCGTCGTGGACGCCCTCCTGCAGATCGCCGGATGGGATCAGGCCTGGGAGGATCCGTGGACCGACGGGGAGCCTGTCGAGGTGGGTGACCTCTTCGCAGCACTCGAGGCGTCCCGGAACGGCGAGAACCTCGCCCCGGCTGTCCTCGGCGACCGTCTGGGTGGCGAGCTCGAGAACGACAACGGTGAGAACGAGAACGGGAAGGAACCCCGATGAGCGGTTCGGTCATCGTCGATGTCGCCCTGGTCGTCATCGCACTGTTCGCCCTGCTCTCCGGCTGGCGACAGGGCGGTTTCTCCGCCCTGCTGTCGCTGGTCGGTGTGCTCGGTGGTGGTGTACTGGGCCTGCGGATCCTGCCGTGGGTGATGGGCTACGTCGACGGGGACACCCAGCGTTTCCTCGCTGCACTCGCCGTCGTCGCGGGGTCCGTCGTGCTCGGATACACGCTCGGATCAGTGATCGGCGGACGCCTGCGTGACCTCATCCGCACCCGGGTGGCCCTGCGCGCGGACTCTGTGGTCGGGGCGCTTGTACAGGTTGTCACCACCGTGGTGGTGGTCTGGCTGATCGTGGTTCCGGTGGCCGGCAACAACTCCGGGGACCTGGGCAAGTCGGTGCGCGGCTCGTCGATTCTCTCCGGGGTCAGCGACATCGCCCCGTCGTGGCTGGAGGCGCTCCCGCAGCAGACGGCGTCATTCTTCAGTGACTCCGGGTTCCCCGTGATCACCGACCCGTTCGATGACGTCCCCTCGGCCGAGGTAGACGCACCGGACACTGCATTGTCGGACACTCCGGTCGTCGCCGAGACCCGTCCGTCACTGGTGCGTGTCTTGGGAGAGGCTGAACAGTGCAGTCGGATCCTGCAGGGATCCGGCTTCGCCGTCGAGCCGGACCTGGTCATGACGAACGCCCACGTTGTCGCCGGTACTGGACGGGTCGCACTGGAGACCGTGGACGGGGACGCCGAAGGCGAGGTGGTCTACTACAATCCGTCGGAAGACATCGCCTTGATCCGCACCACGGACGGGACGGCGCTTCCGCCGCTGGACTGGGCCGACCGTCCTGCGGCCCAGAATGACGATGCCATCGTCATGGGGTTCCCGCTCGGTGGCCCGTTCCAGGCCACTCCGGCGCGTGTCCGTGAGATGTTCACGGTCTCCGGACCCGACATCTACGCGGACACGCGCGTGGACCGTGAGGCCTACACGCTGCGCGGAACGGTGGTACAGGGCAATTCAGGCGGGCCGTTACTCGACAGGGACGGTCGTGTCCTGGGGCTCGTCTTCGGCGCTGCCGTCGGGGACTCCGATACTGGATACGCCCTGACCAAGAATGAAGTTCTCTCCCATGTCGGGGACATCGCGTCCTACCGCGACCCGGTGGACACGCAGAAGTGCGTGGTCAGCTGAGGCAGTCTGTCGGCTGCGGGATATGTCTAGAATGGCTGTCGTGACCCGAGAGCCTGACAGCAGAATGCGCTCCTGGTGGAGACGTGGTTCCGCCGTCCTGGCGGCCACGGCCGTCGGTGCCGCTGTCCTCACGCCTGTGCTGATACGTGACGGGCGGGATGCCGACCCCTGTCCTCCCGAGGTCAGCGAGTTCCGCCACAAGGGGCGCAGCAGCCAGGTGTACACCTACAACTGCGGTGAGGCCGACGGGTCTGCAGCGCCGAGGGGCGTGCTCATTCATCTGCACGGCGATGGGGCCGGGGAATTCGGACTCCCCGGAGACGGGGACCCTGATGAGGACGACACGGAACCGACCCTGGGGGAGCTGGCGCAGGTGGCAGGATCGCGCAACATGGTCCTCATCGCTCCCCGTACGCCTGATCACCGCCGGGGCGAGACGTGGTGGCGCAGACTCGACCGCAACGTTGACTGGCTGACGGCTCTGGTCGCTGACCGGGTGCGGGCGGACAGCGAGCTGGACGACGAGAATGTCTGGTGGTCGGGGTATTCGGGTGGGGCCGAGATGCTCAGCTACGGGATTCTGCGTAGCGTGCCGGGGTTAGTGACCGGCGGTGCGGTCATGATGGCGGGAGGCGGGGCTCCTGACGAGGATCCGGGGTCCTCCGGGGATACACTCACGGTGCCGCTACGTTGGTATGTGGGGGACCTCGACGACGGGACCCGGAGTGCCGACGGTTTCGACGCGCTCAGCGCCGCCCGGGAGGGGGCCGCCTGGTACCGCCGATCAGGCGCCGATGGTGCCGAGATCCAGATTCTCCCCGGTGTTGCGCATCTGGACTTTCCCCAGGCCGATGTACTCGGCCGTGTGCTGCCCCGGGCAGAGACGTGAGTGCACGGGGAATACAGGAAAGGGGCAGGTGAGGCTCGAGGGGAGGCTCAGTGCTCTTTCCGGTGGTCTGATACTGCCCGGATGATCGCGGCCACGGCCGGCGGGTCCTCGATGTGAGGGAAATGGCCCACCCCGTAGAGCAGTTCGGATGTTGATCCGTCCCCACCACGGGCAGCGGAGCGTCGGGCGATTCGACGAGAATAGGCGGGATCCATCGATCCGTCGACGCAGACGGCGGGTGTGTCGGTACGCGCCGGGAACGTCCGGTTGAAGTCGCCGCCCTCGGGCCGCAGTCGGCTGCGTAGGGTCCATCGACGGTATTCACAGGACAGGTGCGCGACCTTGTCGATCTGCATGGCGTCCCGGCGGAGTTCCTCGTGCTCCCGGCAGGTGTCGGTGTCCCGGAACCCGGGCGCGACCTGGTGGCGGAAGGAGGTGGCCACCACGGCGGACCCGTTCTTGCGTAGCGCGTGTTCGGGCAGCCGGGGCAGCTGGGCGTAGAGCGAGGCGCGGACCCGCGGCCACTGGGACACCGGGTGCAGGAGAAGGGACCGGGCGAGTACCAGGGGGTGTGCGGAGGCGAGCGTGACAATGCCGCGGACGCGTTGTGGCTCGTGGGCTGCCATCGTCCAGGCGATCAGGCCGCCTTCACCGTGACCGACGACCAGGGCGTCGGTGTGGCCGAGCGCGCGGATCGCACCGCACATGTCCGAGGCTGCGGTGGTGAGATCGTAGCCGCGGGGCGTTTTGTCGGAACGCCCGTAGCCACGCAGGTCGACCGCAGCGACACGTACCGGCGGTGCATCGGCGCCGCAGAGTTCGGGCATGAGCTCGCGCCAGTCGAAGTGTCCACCAGCGAACCCGTGGATCAGCAGGACCAGGGGAGCATCGGACGGGCCCTGGATGAGGACATGCAACCGGATGCCCCGGGTATGGATGTAGCGGTGCGCCGCGTCGGGGGTGAGGGTCATCGCAGAACAGAGATGCCCGGCTGGGCTAGGTGAACATCCCGTTGTCGGCGGTGGAGTCCTTCTTGCCGGAGGGCACGACGGACTTCAGCTCGTTGACGGAGTCGATCGTCGCCTGCGGTTTCTTGACGCCCTTGATGAACTTCACGCCGACGACGGCGAGAATCGCGACCAGCACGAACATGATGCCGAACACGATGAGGAACGCCGACCAGCGGGGCAGCCAGTTGTCCAGGAGCTCCGCGAGGAAGAAGAAGAAGAAAAAGGAACTGTAGGCCAGCACGACGCCGGCGGCACCGAACAGGCCGACGGCGATCCCGGCCTTTTTCGCGGTGCCGGAGATCTCGGTCTTGGCCAGTTCCACCTCAGAACGGATCAGGGAGGACACCTGGGCGGTGGCGTCTTTGACCAGGTCAGCGATGCTGCCGCCGCGACCGGCGGCCTGGGCATCCACGTCGGACAGCGGGATGGAGTTGACCTTGGGGTTGAAGCTGTCCTGGTCAGTGAACAGGCCGTTGCTGTTCTTGTCGCTCACTACGCACTCTCCTGGTCGATGGTCTAACTCGGATCCTACTGGTTGGTTCTCCACGCTATTGTGCCAGAGGCTCTTCCATGGTGAGGGAGAAGCCGTACTCTTTCTACTCGTCCTCGCGTCCCCGGAGCCAGACCAGCAGCCCAGCGGCGACGGTACCGACAAGGGCGACAGCCGCGGAGGTGCCCGCGATGGCGCCGGTGTGCTCGGGAAGTGTGAACAGCGGTTCGGTGCGTCCGAACTTGGCGATGGGCCAGTTACGG
The genomic region above belongs to Corynebacterium glyciniphilum AJ 3170 and contains:
- a CDS encoding TlpA family protein disulfide reductase — protein: MTGSDETAQAPDGSDAVSSRLRTVLLVVVVVVGLAVAAVPMIISLTGGEDPATSAAPTSSVPSGSAEPVPDGTTSPDPAGTSYDVPSDQRMSCPSPEGSTPLAPDAELADVVLPCLTDGGGESTVSVAELVSGRPTLVNVWAWWCGPCRQELPVLQEAAEKHPEWNIIGVHANERGQAGVDLLADLDVRFASFQDSNGAVAAAASLPAVVPLSVVYSADGSRLEMHPGELTSVEQVEELMTRSMGNS
- a CDS encoding alpha/beta fold hydrolase; its protein translation is MTLTPDAAHRYIHTRGIRLHVLIQGPSDAPLVLLIHGFAGGHFDWRELMPELCGADAPPVRVAAVDLRGYGRSDKTPRGYDLTTAASDMCGAIRALGHTDALVVGHGEGGLIAWTMAAHEPQRVRGIVTLASAHPLVLARSLLLHPVSQWPRVRASLYAQLPRLPEHALRKNGSAVVATSFRHQVAPGFRDTDTCREHEELRRDAMQIDKVAHLSCEYRRWTLRSRLRPEGGDFNRTFPARTDTPAVCVDGSMDPAYSRRIARRSAARGGDGSTSELLYGVGHFPHIEDPPAVAAIIRAVSDHRKEH
- a CDS encoding phage holin family protein, with translation MSDKNSNGLFTDQDSFNPKVNSIPLSDVDAQAAGRGGSIADLVKDATAQVSSLIRSEVELAKTEISGTAKKAGIAVGLFGAAGVVLAYSSFFFFFFLAELLDNWLPRWSAFLIVFGIMFVLVAILAVVGVKFIKGVKKPQATIDSVNELKSVVPSGKKDSTADNGMFT
- a CDS encoding MarP family serine protease, with translation MSGSVIVDVALVVIALFALLSGWRQGGFSALLSLVGVLGGGVLGLRILPWVMGYVDGDTQRFLAALAVVAGSVVLGYTLGSVIGGRLRDLIRTRVALRADSVVGALVQVVTTVVVVWLIVVPVAGNNSGDLGKSVRGSSILSGVSDIAPSWLEALPQQTASFFSDSGFPVITDPFDDVPSAEVDAPDTALSDTPVVAETRPSLVRVLGEAEQCSRILQGSGFAVEPDLVMTNAHVVAGTGRVALETVDGDAEGEVVYYNPSEDIALIRTTDGTALPPLDWADRPAAQNDDAIVMGFPLGGPFQATPARVREMFTVSGPDIYADTRVDREAYTLRGTVVQGNSGGPLLDRDGRVLGLVFGAAVGDSDTGYALTKNEVLSHVGDIASYRDPVDTQKCVVS
- a CDS encoding NUDIX hydrolase, with the translated sequence MNRPIERPDEFPERDHSLEDWLYAAQAQPELPADLPGWVRALVGAARTDAGEDAAAGIFSEPARTVPETGPDGTPPRYSAVLVLLGEDGAGEKTVLLTHRNPRMRTHSGQIAFPGGRREPQDAGPVDTAVREAVEETALDPASVVPVMVMDPLYIDRTNHAVIPVIAWWRAPGPVHPATQESDWVRAYPVARLAEPALRTRIGFLGWHGPAFDVDGYLLWGFTGGVVDALLQIAGWDQAWEDPWTDGEPVEVGDLFAALEASRNGENLAPAVLGDRLGGELENDNGENENGKEPR